The genomic window ATCGCGTTCTGAAGCGGCTCTATCGCCCTGGGGTCCTTCAGCTCCCCGAGCACCCATGCAGCCCCGGCCCGTATGTTCTCGTCCGGGTCATCCAGTGCCTGAAGAATTCTGTCCAGGATCGCCGTGCCCCTCTCAGAGAGCTTGACCATTGCGTTGCTTCTCACAACATAGTCCTCATCTCTCATTGCCTCTATGAGGGCCTCGACTACCTCCGGCCCATCTCTGGCGGCCAGAACGCT from Methanothrix sp. includes these protein-coding regions:
- a CDS encoding HEAT repeat domain-containing protein; the encoded protein is MEMNPDKNQGDEPEVPEVLPDESWPTDRLIEATRDRNMLVRSNAVSVLAARDGPEVVEALIEAMRDEDYVVRSNAMVKLSERGTAILDRILQALDDPDENIRAGAAWVLGELKDPRAIEPLQNAMNDENMIVRIQARASLMAMGVIGQKK